Within Myceligenerans xiligouense, the genomic segment CGAAGATCGACCGCGTGATCCTGTGCACCGGCCGGGTGTACTACGACCTGCTCGCCGAGCGCACCAAGCGCGGCGACGAGGGCGTGGCGCTCGTCCGCCTGGAGCAGCTCTACCCGTTCCCGGAGGAGCAGATCCGCGCGGAGATCGCGAAGTACCCGGGCGCCGAGCTCGTGTGGCTGCAGGACGAGCCGCAGAACCAGGGCGCGTGGTCGTACATCCACCTGGCCCTTCCGACGGACCTGCCCTACGTCAAGGTGATCAGCCGCGACGCGTCGGCCTCCACGGCGGCCGGCACGGCGAAGCTCCACCAGGCCCAGCAGAAGCTCCTCCTGGAACAGGCCTTCACCCGCTGACCCGGGTCCCGGCGAGTTGAGCAGCGGGGTGGCACCACGGCTCGTGGTGTCACCCCGCTGCCGTGCCGTCCGGTCAGTCGTCCTGGGGAAGCCCCAGCCACGAGTGCCAGCCCGTGTGGAGGACGAGCCAGGCCATGAGGCCGTAGCCGGCCTGGCCCGGATAGCTGGTGCCGTTCTGCGCCAGGTCGGCGAGCCACTGCTCGTGGGACGCGAGCGGGGTGTAGGTGTCCACGTACGGCACGCGACGCCGGCTCGCGACGTCGGCGAACGCGTCGGACAGCTCGGCGATCCGGTCGCCCTGGTCGGGCGTGCCGGGCGGCGGGCCGACGACGAACGTGGGCGTCCGGTTGGCCTCCGCGACGTCCAGGATGTTCGCGAGGTTGAGCCGCGAGCGCGCCACGGACAGTCCCGCGGCGACGTCGTGGCGGCCGAGCGCGACGACGAGCCGGTTCTCGACCTCGGGCTCGGGGCCGAAACGGGCCGCGGTCTCCGTCTCCCAGCGGGCGCCGAGCTGCGTCGACGTCTCGCCCGGGATGGCAAGCGTGAACATCATCGCAGGCCGGCCGAAGCTCGTCCGGGCCACGACACGACCGGTCCAGCCGAGCGCTCTCGCGTCGCCGACACCGGTGGCCAGCTCGTCGCCGACGACACAGATGCGCACCTGGCGTTCCTGCACGGACCTCTCCTTGCCTCAGCACTCATCCTGCCGCTCCTCGGGGCCGCGCTCCGCGGATGCGTCGTTCCTCGGCCCTTGCCCTTCGTCGCGTCAGTGAGCCGGTTCGCACGTCGCCCGGCCGGCTCCATTGTCGGTCAACCGGGATGGACCACCTGGGATTTGGCGCTCAGGCGCGCCGCTCGTCCAGCAGGGTGATGCCCCAGCGCACCCGATGCGTGTCGCCCGGGGAGAGCCGTACGAGGCGATCGCCCGTGGCGAAAGCGTCCGCGTAGCAGGTCATCGGCTCGGCCGCCAGCCCCATCCGGTGGTACTCCTCGCCGACGTGGTCGCCCGAGCAGGCCTGCCACACGTCCATCGAGTCGTCCATCCACACGGCGGCCGTGCGGCCGTCCGTCCCGGTGAGCCGGATCCAGGCGAGGCCGTCGTCGTCCCGCAGGACGTCGACGAACGCGTCGTCGAGATCGCGGCCGGCCATGCCGACCGGCTCGCGCATGTCGAAGGGCCCGGCGACGGGCTCCGTCCCGGTGGGCAGGAGCCGCTCGTCGATGGTGACCCGCGTCGCGGCGTCGAGCCGGACGACGCAGTCGTCGAGGGCCGCCCCGCCGGTGGACAGCCACGGGTGGAACCCCGCGCCGTAGGGCGCGGTGCCCGCGCCGACGTTCGTCGTGGCCAAGGTCACGCTCAGACCGCCGTCGGACAGGCCGTACGTGATCTGCGCGGTGAGCTGGAACGGGTACCCGGGCTGCGGGACGACGTCGAGACCGAGCGTGACCGACACGTCCGTGCGGTCCACCAGGCCCCAGCGCTCCCAGGCGGCGAGGCCGTGCAGCGCGGTGCCGCGTGCAGGCTCCGTCAGGGGGAGGGTGTACGTGACGCCGTCGGCCTGGTAGACGCCGTCGCGCAGGCGGTTGGGCCACGGCAGCAGGACCGCGCCGTTGAACACAGGATTGACCTCGTCGACCCCGAACGGGACGACGACGTCGCGGCCACCCACCGTGTACTCGCGCAGGGCAGCGCCGACCTCGGTGACGGTGACGTGCTGTTCGCCGTACGAAATGCTGTGTTGTGTACCGGACGGCGCGGGTACCGTCTGTGGGTCTGTCATCACCCTCACACCTTAGAGGCTGCGTGGAACCGGGAAGTTTCCGTGTCGTGCGGATAGCGTGGGACAGAGAACAACCGACGCGGCGCGCGTCCCTGGAGCACGCCGCGTTCCCCACACGGCCCGACGGCGGGTCACGCGGGCCCCGGACGCCCGCGACATGAGCAGGAGGATCAATGGAACAGCAGGTACTCGGACGGTCGGGGCGCCTCGTCTCGGTCGTCGGCCTGGGCACCTGGCAGCTCGGCGCGGACTGGGGCAATGTCTCGGATACGGACGCCCGTGACGCCCTGGAAGCTTCCCTCGAGGCCGGTGTGACGTTCTACGACACGGCCGACGTGTACGGCGACGGCCGCAGCGAGCAGGTGATCGGCGAGTTCCTCAAGGAGCACGCGGACGCCGGCATCACCGTGGCCACCAAGATGGGCCGGCGGATGGACCAGGTGCCGGAGAACTACGTGCTCGCCAACTTCCGCGAGTGGACGGACCGTTCCCGGAGGAATCTCGGCGTCGAGCGGCTCGACCTCGTGCAGCTCCACTGCCCGCCCACGGCCGTGTACTCGTCGGACGAGGTCTACGACGCGCTCGACACCCTCGTGGACGACGGCGTGATGACCAACTACGGCGTCAGCGTGGAGACCGCGGCGGAGGCCCTCACCGCCATCGCTCGCCCCGGCGTCGCCACCGTGCAGATCATCCTCAACGCCTTCCGGCTCAAGCCGCTGGACGAGGTCCTTCCCGCGGCGTCGGAGGCCGGCGTCGGCATCATCGCGCGCGTCCCGCTCGCCTCCGGCCTGCTGTCCGGCAAGTACACCGCGGACACGAAGTTCGCCGAGAACGATCACCGCAGCTTCAACAGGGACGGCGCCGCGTTCGACGTGGGCGAGACGTTCTCCGGTGTGCCGTACGAGGTGGGGCTGGAGGCCGCGAGCCGCTTCACGGACCTGGCGGCCAAGTGCTTCGACGACAGCCTCACGCCGGCCCAGGCCGCGATCGCCTGGGTGTGGCAGCGGCCGGGCGTCTCCACCGTGATTCCGGGGGCCCGCAACGCCGAACAGGCGCGCGCGAACGCCGCGGCGGGTGACGCGGCCACGCTGGGGCCGCTCTTCACGT encodes:
- a CDS encoding GDSL-type esterase/lipase family protein, with protein sequence MQERQVRICVVGDELATGVGDARALGWTGRVVARTSFGRPAMMFTLAIPGETSTQLGARWETETAARFGPEPEVENRLVVALGRHDVAAGLSVARSRLNLANILDVAEANRTPTFVVGPPPGTPDQGDRIAELSDAFADVASRRRVPYVDTYTPLASHEQWLADLAQNGTSYPGQAGYGLMAWLVLHTGWHSWLGLPQDD
- a CDS encoding aldose 1-epimerase family protein encodes the protein MTDPQTVPAPSGTQHSISYGEQHVTVTEVGAALREYTVGGRDVVVPFGVDEVNPVFNGAVLLPWPNRLRDGVYQADGVTYTLPLTEPARGTALHGLAAWERWGLVDRTDVSVTLGLDVVPQPGYPFQLTAQITYGLSDGGLSVTLATTNVGAGTAPYGAGFHPWLSTGGAALDDCVVRLDAATRVTIDERLLPTGTEPVAGPFDMREPVGMAGRDLDDAFVDVLRDDDGLAWIRLTGTDGRTAAVWMDDSMDVWQACSGDHVGEEYHRMGLAAEPMTCYADAFATGDRLVRLSPGDTHRVRWGITLLDERRA
- a CDS encoding aldo/keto reductase, with amino-acid sequence MEQQVLGRSGRLVSVVGLGTWQLGADWGNVSDTDARDALEASLEAGVTFYDTADVYGDGRSEQVIGEFLKEHADAGITVATKMGRRMDQVPENYVLANFREWTDRSRRNLGVERLDLVQLHCPPTAVYSSDEVYDALDTLVDDGVMTNYGVSVETAAEALTAIARPGVATVQIILNAFRLKPLDEVLPAASEAGVGIIARVPLASGLLSGKYTADTKFAENDHRSFNRDGAAFDVGETFSGVPYEVGLEAASRFTDLAAKCFDDSLTPAQAAIAWVWQRPGVSTVIPGARNAEQARANAAAGDAATLGPLFTSGVREIYDELIKEHVADKW